From a region of the Mercurialis annua linkage group LG1-X, ddMerAnnu1.2, whole genome shotgun sequence genome:
- the LOC126664528 gene encoding mRNA cap guanine-N7 methyltransferase 1 — translation MKRGYTGSPSTSDGPPKSKVRYTPEGDAHFPEDFVQKVADHYSARTNQTLEEREASPIIHLKKLNNWIKSVLVQLYARRDDAVLDLACGKGGDLIKWDKAKIGYYVGIDIAEGSIEDCRTRYNGDADHHQRRRKFSFPARLICGDCYEVRLDEVLADDAPFDICSCQFALHYSWSTEARARRALANVSALLRPGGTFIGTMPDANVIVKKLREATNGMAFGNSVYWIRFDEGYSEKKFKYSAPYGIKYKFHLEDAVDCPEWIVPFHIFKSLAEEYDLELVFVKNAHEFVHEYMKKPEYVDLMRRLGALGDGNQDQSTLSPDEWEAAYLYLAFVLRKRGQPDRKQSSNKRDKGKMHILKEDILYINNV, via the exons ATGAAACGAGGATACACAGGATCACCATCAACCTCTGATGGCCCTCCTAAGTCCAAAGTCAGATATACACCTGAAG GTGATGCACATTTTCCTGAGGATTTTGTTCAAAAAGTGGCTGATCATTATAGTGCAAGAACGAATCAGACTCTGGAAGAGCGAGAAGCGAGTCCAATTATCCATTTAAAAAAACTTAACAACTGG ATAAAAAGTGTTCTAGTTCAACTCTATGCTCGTCGAGATGATGCGGTCCTTGATCTTGCTTGTGGGAAg GGTGGTGATCTTATCAAATGGGATAAAGCAAAAATTGGATATTATGTTGGAATTGATATAGCTGAAGGCTCG ATAGAAGATTGCCGCACACGTTACAATGGTGATGCTGATCATCACCAGCGTCGCAGAAAGTTCTCTTTTCCTGCCCGCCTCATATGCGGGGATTGTTATGAG GTTCGCTTGGATGAAGTACTGGCAGATGATGCTCCATTTGATATCTGCAGTTGCCAG TTTGCTTTACATTATTCATGGTCTACTGAAGCCCGTGCTAGAAGAGCCTTGGCCAATGTATCAGCGTTGCTTCGCCCAGGAGGCACCTTCATTGGAACAATGCCAGATGCTAATGTTATTGTTAAAAAACTTAGAGAAG CTACTAACGGGATGGCCTTTGGTAATAGTGTTTATTGGATACGTTTTGATGAAGGATACTCTGAAAAG AAATTTAAGTACTCTGCCCCTTATGGTATCAAGTATAAGTTCCACTTGGAG GATGCTGTTGATTGTCCCGAATGGATTGTCCCTTTCCATATTTTCAAATCATTGGCGGAAGAG TATGATTTAGAGTTGGTTTTTGTGAAGAATGCTCACGAATTTGTTCACGAGTATATGAAAAAACCAgaatatgttgatttgatgcgaAGACTGGGTGCTTTGGGTGATGGTAACCAAGACCAGA GCACTCTGTCGCCAGATGAATGGGAAGCGGCTTACTTGTACTTGGCATTTGTATTGAGGAAG CGTGGCCAACCAGATCGGAAACAATCTAGCAACAAACGGGACAAAGGGAAGATGCATATATTAAAGGAGGACATCTTGTACATTAATAATGTATAA
- the LOC126683445 gene encoding autophagy-related protein 11 isoform X1 translates to MSSSITEVSVHEGKLLVHIAENGHSYELDCNETTPVEAVMRYIESVSGISFSEQLVLCLDMKLESQRPLSAYKLPSSDREVFIFNRARLQNTSLPPEPERIDILEVADPSSPGCPHDPHPLDDALDPALKALPSYERQFRYHYHRGHAIYSRTHAEYAHCERFLREQKVQERAVDVARGNLDQYYRMISQNYSDFMKRYTLQYRIHSELLTNYKRDLEKLRSVKVHPALQSTSRSCLVDFVKEENLRKAVENCSNSHRQFEKKVSEFKQMFGEVKRKVEELFACRASFPIKNLELTIREHQKFINEQKSIMQSLSKDVNTVKKLVDECLSSQLSSSLRPHDAVSALGPMYDVHDKNHLPKMESCGRSITKLLEFCKDKKNEMTVFVHNYMQKITYVSYVIKDAKLQFPVFREAMVRQGDLFIDLKLVRGIGPAYRACLAEVVRRRASMKLYMGMAGQLAERLATKRDVEVRRREEFLKAHSLYIPRDVLAAMGLYDTPSQCDVNIAPFDANLLDIDISDLDRYAPEHLAGLPLKSEKHASLKGSFSMSNDSSHSAEGEEIVVDSLDKDDSDLLEGCELVEIAGTSKMEVENAKLKAELASAKAIICSLSLEVEYESLDDSKVESLLRDAAEKTAEALQLKDEYGKHIQSMLKAKQLQCLSYEKRIQELEQRLSDQYLQGQKLSSSNVESDFDNPSVKSNICKPTQNDGEAIVPYISTSEPMDEVSCISNSMDLKLGLLTRQPSKGRDGVDENMMDSSGMLNTQLDSLMTEPHREELEVSDKEGKDKLVAQLGMSLASSSTAESMPEPQNILASDTADEPKTSDDLLELQRELDEKSNQLGDTEKKLKAAVEDVAVLTGELEMSRKLLDESQMNCAHLENCLHEAREEAQTHLCAADRRASEYSALRASAVKMRGLFERLKTCVYAPVGVAAFADSLRALAQSLGTTTNDNEDDSTAEFRKCIRALAEKVSFLSRHRQELLDKNPKLEAANEQLRKDLEEKKELVTTLYKKHQLEKQANKERISFNRLEIHEIAAFVLNGTGHYEAINRNSFNYYLSTESVALFTDHLPSRPRYIVGQIVHIERQTVKTSPPTSARAEHSRANPVDQLTSDTETDQLTLNLGSISNPYNLPIGCEYFVVTVAMLPDTSIRSPPTS, encoded by the exons ATGAGTTCTAGCATTACTGAAGTTTCAGTTCATGAGGGTAAGCTTTTGGTCCACATAGCGGAAAATGGCCACTCCTATGAACTTGATTGTAATGAAACAACCCCTGTGGAGGCGGTTATGAGATATATTGAATCTGTCTCTGGGATTAGTTTCAGCGAGCAACTTGTTTTGTGTTTGGATATGAAACTTGAATCCCAACGGCCTCTTTCTGCTTATAAGCTTCCATCCAGTGACCGAGAGGTGTTTATCTTTAATAGAGCTAGGCTCCAGAACACTTCTCTGCCCCCTGAACCAGAACGAATTGATATTCTTGAAGTTGCAGATCCTTCATCGCCAGGATGTCCGCATGACCCGCACCCCTTAGATGATGCTTTGGACCCGGCTTTGAAGGCGTTGCCTTCCTATGAGAGGCAATTTAGGTATCATTATCATAGGGGTCATGCTATATATAGTAGAACCCATGCCGAGTATGCACATTGTGAGAGGTTCTTGAGAGAGCAAAAGGTGCAGGAGAGAGCAGTTGATGTTGCTAGGGGTAATTTGGATCAATACTATAGGATGATTAGTCAGAATTACTCAGATTTCATGAAGCGGTATACATTGCAGTACAGGATACATTCTGAACTGTTAACAAATTACAAGAGGGATTTAGAAAAACTGAGGTCTGTCAAAGTTCATCCAGCTCTGCAGTCCACATCACGCTCTTGTCTAGTAGATTTTGTTAAGGAAGAAAACTTGAGGAAGGCTGTGGAGAATTGTAGCAACTCTCATAGGCAGTTTGAAAAGAAGGTTTCGGAATTCAAGCAGATGTTTGGTGAAGTGAAGCGCAAGGTCGAGGAGTTATTTGCTTGCAGGGCCTCCTTTcctattaaaaatttagagcTTACCATCAGAGAGCATCAAAAATTCATCAATGAACAAAAGAGTATAATGCAATCGTTAAG CAAAGATGTAAACACGGTAAAGAAGCTTGTGGATGAATGTCTGTCCTCCCAATTGTCCTCCTCACTTCGCCCTCATGATGCTGTTTCAGCTCTGGGTCCTATGTATGATGTCCATGACAAGAATCATTTGCCTAAAATGGAGTCTTGTGGCCGTTCGATTACCAAGCTCCTTGAGTTTTGCAAGGATAAGAAAAATGAGATGACCGTCTTTGTACATAATTATATGCAAAAGATAACATATGTTTCGTATGTGATTAAAGATGCTAAGTTACAGTTTCCAGTTTTTAGAGAGGCAATGGTGCGTCAGGGTGATCTTTTTATTGACCTGAAGTTGGTTCGTGGAATTGGTCCTGCATATAGAGCCTGCCTTGCAGAAGTAGTGAGGAGGAGGGCTTCCATGAAACTTTACATGGGTATGGCTGGACAACTGGCTGAAAGGCTTGCTACCAAGAGGGATGTTGAGGTCAGGAGGCGGGAAGAGTTTCTGAAAGCACATAGTCTCTATATACCCAGGGATGTATTAGCTGCCATGGGACTATATGATACTCCCAGTCAATGCGATGTCAATATAGCTCCTTTTGATGCGAATTTGCTTGATATTGACATCTCAGACCTGGATCGCTATGCTCCTGAGCATTTGGCTGGGTTGCCCTTAAAGAGTGAGAAGCATGCAAGCCTGAAAGGTTCATTTTCAATGTCTAATGATAGTTCTCATTCGGCCGAGGGAGAAGAGATTGTTGTGGATTCTCTTGACAAAGACGATTCCGATCTCCTTGAAGGCTGTGAGTTAGTAGAGATCGCTGGAACTAGTAAGATGGAAGTTGAGAATGCAAAACTGAAAGCTGAACTTGCTTCTGCAAAAGCAATCATATGCTCCCTCAGTCTGGAAGTTGAATATGAGTCATTAGATGATAGTAAAGTGGAAAGTTTGTTGAGGGATGCTGCAGAGAAGACAGCTGAAGCCTTGCAGCTGAAAGACGAGTATGGGAAGCATATTCAATCTATGCTTAAGGCAAAGCAACTGCAGTGCTTATCATATGAGAAGCGGATTCAAGAGTTAGAGCAAAGGTTGTCTGATCAGTACCTGCAGGGACAAAAACTTTCAAGTAGTAATGTTGAATCTGACTTCGACAATCCATCTGTGAAATCCAATATCTGCAAACCCACTCAAAATGATGGAGAAGCCATTGTTCCTTATATATCAACGTCAGAGCCCATGGATGAGGTCTCTTGCATCTCTAATTCTATGGATTTGAAACTAGGGCTTCTCACTAGGCAACCGAGCAAAGGTCGAGATGGGGTCGATGAAAATATGATGGATTCCTCTGGAATGCTAAATACTCAATTGGATTCACTGATGACAGAGCCACATCGTGAAGAATTGGAGGTTAGTGATAAAGAGGGTAAAGATAAGTTGGTGGCACAGCTGGGCATGTCATTGGCCAGCAGTTCCACAGCTGAGAGCATGCCTGAACCTCAGAATATCCTTGCTTCAGATACTGCAGATGAGCCTAAAACTAGTGATGATTTGTTGGAGTTGCAAAGAGAACTTGATGAGAAATCTAATCAGTTGGGTGACACTGAAAAGAAGCTTAAAGCTGCGGTGGAGGATGTTGCAGTTCTTACTGGAGAATTAGAAATGAGCCGGAAGCTTCTTGATGAATCTCAG ATGAATTGTGCCCACTTAGAGAATTGTTTACATGAAGCAAGAGAAGAGGCCCAAACACATCTTTGTGCAGCTGACCGCAGGGCCTCAGAGTATAGTGCCTTGCGTGCATCTGCTGTGAAAATGCGTGGCCTTTTTGAAAGACTTAAGACATGTGTATATGCACCAGTTGGCGTTGCTGCTTTTGCTGATTCCTTGCGCGCTTTAGCTCAATCTTTGGGAAC CACCACGAATGACAATGAAGATGATAGTACTGCTGAGTTCCGGAAATGCATCCGTGCTCTTGCAGAGAAAGTTAGTTTCTTGTCTAGGCATCGTCAAGAGTTGCTCGACAAGAATCCGAAACTAGAAGCTGCAAATGAACAGCTTAGAAAAGACCTTGAAGAAAAAAAGGAGCTTGTTACCACATTATATAAAAAGCATCAACTCGAGAAGCAG GCAAACAAGGAAAGAATATCTTTTAACCGGTTAGAAATTCACGAGATTGCTGCATTTGTTCTCAACGGAACGGGGCATTATGAGGCGATAAACCGGAACAGTTTTAACTATTATTTGTCTACTGAATCTGTCGCCTTATTTACTGACCATCTTCCGAGCCGACCGAGGTACATTGTTGGGCAGATTGTGCATATTGAACGCCAGACGGTGAAGACATCGCCTCCTACGTCGGCCAGGGCAGAGCACAGTAGGGCAAATCCAGTGGATCAGCTAACCTCTGATACAGAGACTGACCAATTAACCCTGAATTTGGGATCGATATCAAACCCATACAATCTTCCAATTGGGTGCGAGTACTTCGTAGTGACGGTAGCTATGTTACCCGACACCAGCATTCGATCACCGCCAACTTCCTGA